One Gossypium raimondii isolate GPD5lz chromosome 3, ASM2569854v1, whole genome shotgun sequence genomic window carries:
- the LOC105796245 gene encoding U11/U12 small nuclear ribonucleoprotein 25 kDa protein has translation MESGAKEEGKVLGYNSKKVKKVAILSTLAALLDDPILADVPKKPSLSDVDTLINLELGSAMCISIFKLDGTSFDVAVMNSATVKDLKLAIKKKVIELEQSKMGHRHISWRHVWANFCLAHHNGKLLDDDAALHDFGVRNNSQVHFLPYVVSKGSGRHSKRRKHRFFHGLSKLS, from the exons ATGGAGTCAGGGGCGAAGGAGGAAGGGAAAGTGCTGGGATACAACAGCAAAAAGGTGAAGAAAGTGGCGATACTTTCAACACTGGCCGCACTCCTTGATGATCCAATTCTCGCCGATGTCCCTAAGAAACCCAGTTTGTCCGATGTTGATACCCTAATCAACCTTGAACTGGGGAGTGCCATGTGTATCTCTATCTTCAAATTAGATGGAACCTCCTTCG ATGTTGCAGTGATGAATTCAGCCACAGTGAAAGACTTGAAGCTCGCAATCAAGAAGAAAGTGATCGAGTTAGAGCAATCCAAGATGGGTCATCGACACATTTCATG GAGGCACGTTTGGGCTAATTTCTGCCTAGCACACCACAATGGGAAGCTCCTTGATGATGACGCCGCACTTCACGATTTTGGCGTTCGAAATAATTCTCAG GTACATTTTTTACCTTATGTTGTCTCAAAAGGTTCTGGGAGACATTCTAAGAGGAGAAAACACCGTTTCTTCCATGGCCTGAGCAAGCTTTCATGA
- the LOC105796239 gene encoding uncharacterized protein LOC105796239 — MEDHTFVVGQEFPDVKAFRNAIKEAAIAQHFELRIVKSDLIRYFDKCATEGCPWRIRAVKLPNAPTFTIRSLEGTHTCGKNAQNGHHQASVDWIVSFIEERLRDNINYKPKDILHDIHKQYGIIIPYKQAWRAKERGLAAIYGSSEEGYCMLPTFCEQIKKTNPGSIAEVFTTGADNRFQRLFISFHASICGFLSGCLPIVGLGGIQLKSKYLGTLLSATAFDADGGLFPLAFGIVDTENDDSWIWFLSELHKALEMNSEKMPQLTFLSDGQKGTLDAVRRKFPNSCHAFCMRYLSESISKEFKNSRLVHLLWKAAYATTTTAFKEKMAEIEEASPEAAKWIQQFPPSRWALLYFEGTRYGHLSSNIEDRWILDARELPIIQVVEQIHNKLMSGV; from the coding sequence ATGGAAGACCACACTTTTGTTGTTGGTCAGGAGTTCCCTGATGTCAAGGCCTTCCGTAACGCTATTAAGGAAGCTGCCATTGCACAGCACTTTGAGCTGCGTATTGTAAAGAGTGACCTTATCCGTTACTTTGATAAGTGCGCCACAGAAGGATGTCCATGGCGTATTCGTGCAGTTAAGCTTCCCAATGCTCCAACTTTCACAATTAGAAGTCTTGAAGGAACACATACTTGTGGGAAAAATGCACAAAATGGGCACCATCAAGCTTCTGTGGATTGGATTGTGAGTTTTATAGAGGAACGACTACGGGATAACATCAATTACAAACCAAAGGATATATTGCATGACATTCATAAACAATATGGGATCATCATACCATACAAGCAAGCTTGGCGTGCAAAGGAACGGGGACTTGCTGCTATTTATGGCTCTTCAGAAGAAGGATACTGCATGCTTCCCACATTTTGTGagcaaataaagaaaacaaacccTGGAAGTATTGCAGAGGTATTCACCACTGGTGCAGATAACCGTTTCCAGCGGCTGTTTATTTCCTTTCATGCATCCATATGTGGATTCTTGAGTGGATGCTTGCCTATTGTTGGGCTTGGTGGAATCCAGCTTAAAAGCAAATACCTTGGTACTTTGCTTTCAGCAACTGCTTTTGATGCTGATGGTGGTTTATTTCCTCTTGCATTTGGCATTGTTGATACAGAAAACGATGATAGCTGGATCTGGTTCTTATCAGAGTTGCATAAGGCTTTGGAGATGAATTCTGAGAAAATGCCACAGCTCACATTTCTATCAGATGGTCAAAAAGGCACTTTAGATGCAGTAAGGAGAAAGTTCCCAAATTCTTGTCATGCCTTTTGCATGCGCTATCTTAGTGAAAGCATTAGCAAAGAGTTCAAGAACTCAAGGCTTGTCCATCTTCTCTGGAAAGCTGCATATGCTACAACTACGACTGCTTTTAAAGAGAAAATGGCTGAAATAGAGGAGGCTTCTCCTGAAGCTGCAAAGTGGATACAACAATTTCCTCCCTCCCGCTGGGCATTGTTGTATTTCGAAGGGACACGTTATGGGCACCTCTCATCAAACATTGAGGATCGGTGGATTCTTGATGCTCGAGAGTTACCCATAATACAGGTGGTTGAGCAAATTCACAACAAATTGATGTCTGGAGTTTGA
- the LOC105795555 gene encoding uncharacterized protein LOC105795555, translating into MAELNGLEERTLTSDVDRRQRQHEGNTRVAIYFDAAFDGRFSKSASGLVARGLMGEILASMTVLHTAMLSPFMSEAHAGLQAVKLGISMGFNSIEIVGDSRMVIQKCKSTASDKSVIGAIIRDIQSKKDHFQEINFQFVQRSGNGCAHELAKEALKRGEEQYLEGAVIVYNRREQEERWPRHPD; encoded by the coding sequence ATGGCAGAGTTAAATGGGCTGGAGGAAAGAACGCTTACCTCAGATGTTGATAGAAGGCAGAGACAACATGAAGGGAACACAAGGGTAGCAATTTATTTTGACGCAGCTTTCGACGGAAGATTTTCCAAATCGGCTTCGGGTCTGGTGGCTCGGGGATTGATGGGCGAGATTTTAGCCTCGATGACAGTCCTACACACCGCAATGTTGTCCCCGTTCATGTCAGAGGCACATGCAGGTTTACAAGCCGTTAAATTAGGAATTTCAATGGGTTTTAACTCAATAGAAATTGTAGGGGATTCAAGAATGGTAATTCAAAAATGTAAATCAACAGCGTCAGATAAATCAGTTATTGGGGCAATTATTAGAGACATTCAAAGCAAAAAAGAccattttcaagaaatcaatttCCAGTTTGTTCAAAGATCAGGAAATGGTTGTGCCCACGAACTCGCGAAAGAAGCATTAAAAAGGGGAGAAGAACAGTACCTGGAGGGAGCAGTTATAGTCTACAATCGACGCGAACAAGAGGAAAGATGGCCGAGGCACCCAGATTGA